The following are encoded in a window of Brevibacillus sp. DP1.3A genomic DNA:
- a CDS encoding ABC transporter permease: MPGFVIIREWKELFAARSVLITNLAAPFVILVVALITTVFAQNGKMEFILNLMKLTNPLLNMAGEDGHIAIARFYFLLFLIVPAMIPLTFATTSIIMEKMTGTLESVLVTPISTKEFLLGKVLAYSLPSIALTWVVQLIFLGFIFATFDNASEYFSIVFILAMLLLVPFISIISVSMSVIVSSKVDNVAAAQQFGAILVLPIIGLAVSQVIFLSMMSNPVIYLGMVTICAVVALIMFQISIKVFDREHIISKWK, encoded by the coding sequence ATGCCGGGATTTGTTATTATCCGGGAATGGAAAGAGCTTTTCGCAGCCCGTTCCGTATTGATTACGAATCTTGCTGCACCATTCGTAATATTGGTTGTAGCTCTGATCACAACTGTATTTGCCCAAAACGGTAAGATGGAGTTCATCCTTAATCTAATGAAATTGACTAATCCCCTCCTTAACATGGCAGGTGAAGATGGTCATATTGCCATTGCCCGCTTCTATTTCCTCTTGTTCCTGATCGTACCGGCGATGATCCCCTTAACATTTGCCACGACGAGCATCATCATGGAAAAAATGACAGGAACATTAGAAAGCGTACTGGTCACCCCGATTTCCACCAAGGAGTTTTTGCTTGGTAAGGTCCTAGCTTACTCCTTGCCTTCCATCGCTCTGACCTGGGTGGTCCAGCTAATCTTTCTAGGGTTCATCTTTGCAACCTTTGACAATGCTAGCGAGTATTTTTCCATCGTATTTATTCTCGCGATGCTCCTGCTCGTCCCATTTATTTCGATCATCAGCGTATCCATGAGCGTCATTGTTTCCTCCAAAGTTGACAATGTCGCAGCAGCCCAACAATTTGGTGCCATACTGGTTCTGCCGATCATCGGACTTGCTGTCAGTCAGGTCATCTTCCTCTCCATGATGAGCAATCCGGTAATCTATTTGGGAATGGTCACGATTTGTGCGGTGGTTGCCCTGATCATGTTCCAGATAAGTATTAAGGTGTTTGATCGTGAGCATATCATCAGCAAGTGGAAATAA